From a region of the Monodelphis domestica isolate mMonDom1 chromosome 8, mMonDom1.pri, whole genome shotgun sequence genome:
- the SLC11A1 gene encoding natural resistance-associated macrophage protein 1, which yields MASWANDKKDSRHSSRTSYGSISSPYTPELYPELPTSTYLDEKIPIPDTTPGRFSFRKLWAFTGPGFLMSIAFLDPGNIESDLQAGAVAEFKLLWVLFWATVMGLLCQRLAARLGVVTGKDLAEICHLYYPKVPRVLLWLVMEIAIIGSDMQEVIGTAIAFSLLSARRIPLWGGVLITIVDTLFFLFLDNYGLRKLEAFFGFLITIMALTFGYEYVVAKPDQRELLKGLFLPSCSGCGQPELLQAVGIIGAIIMPHNIYLHSALVKSREIDRSQRQEVREANMYFLIEASIALFVSFLINLFVMAVFGQTFYQHTNQTVHDVCANGSLSSYTSFLKDDQMVIADIYQGGVILGCFFGPAVVYIWAVGILAAGQSSTMTGTYAGQFVMEGFLKLRWSRFARVLFTRSFAILPTILVAIFRDVQDLSSLNDLLNVLQSLLLPFAVLPILTFTSMPSIMQEFTNGLLSKVTTSLIMGLVCAINLYFVISYLQELPNMGYYALAAVLGAAYLALFFYLMWTCCIAHGAAVLARGSHQQFLYGLPEKGNPSS from the exons ATGGCTTCCTGGGCAAATG ATAAGAAGGACTCAAGGCATTCAAGTCGAACGAGCTATGGCTCCATCAGCTCCCCATACACACCAGAGCTGTACCCAGAACTTCCCACGTCAACCTACTTAGATGAGAAGATCCCAATCCCTGACACAACACCA gGAAGATTCAGCTTCCGGAAGCTGTGGGCCTTCACAGGACCAGGATTTCTCATGAGCATAGCTTTTCTGGATCCTGGAAATATTGAATCTGACCTTCAAGCTGGAGCAGTAGCTGAATTCAAA CTTCTGTGGGTACTGTTCTGGGCTACCGTGATGGGCTTACTCTGTCAGCGCCTGGCTGCCCGTCTTGGAGTGGTGACCGGCAAGGACCTGGCAGAGATTTGCCATCTGTATTACCCCAAG GTGCCCCGGGTCCTTCTCTGGCTGGTCATGGAAATAGCAATCATTGGTTCGGATATGCAGGAGGTCATTGGCACAGCCATCGCCTTCAGCCTACTTTCTGCTAGGAG GATTCCCCTGTGGGGGGGCGTCCTCATCACCATCGTTGATACGCTGTTCTTCCTTTTCCTGGACAATTATG gGCTGAGGAAGTTGGAAGCTTTCTTTGGGTTCCTTATCACCATTATGGCCCTGACCTTTGGTTATGAG TACGTGGTAGCGAAGCCAGACCAAAGGGAGCTGCTCAAGGGACTCTTTCTGCCCTCCTGCTCAGGTTGTGGCCAGCCTGAGCTCCTGCAGGCAGTGGGCATCATAGGAGCCATCATCATGCCCCACAACATCTACTTACACTCTGCTCTAGTCAAG TCTAGAGAGATCGATCGTTCCCAAAGACAGGAAGTTCGAGAAGCCAACATGTATTTCCTGATAGAGGCTTCCATCGCCCTGTTCGTGTCCTTCCTCATCAACCTGTTTGTCATGGCGGTCTTTGGCCAGACCTTCTACCAGCATACCAACCAGACTGTG CATGATGTGTGCGCCAATGGAAGTCTCTCTTCTTACACCTCGTTCCTCAAAGATGACCAGATGGTGATTGCGGACATCTACCAGGGG GGTGTGATTCTTGGATGCTTCTTTGGCCCTGCTGTCGTCTACATCTGGGCTGTGGGCATCCTGGCAGCTGGCCAGAGTTCCACCATGACAGGCACCTATGCTGGGCAGTTTGTGATGGAG GGCTTCCTGAAGCTCCGCTGGTCACGGTTTGCCAGAGTCCTCTTCACTCGCTCCTTTGCCATCCTTCCCACCATCCTGGTGGCCATCTTCAGGGATGTCCAAGATCTGTCCAGCTTGAATGACCTCTTAAATGTATTGCAGAGCCTGCTG CTCCCCTTTGCGGTGCTCCCCATCCTCACCTTCACCAGCATGCCCTCCATCATGCAGGAGTTCACCAATGGCTT GCTCTCCAAAGTCACCACATCCCTCATCATGGGGCTGGTCTGTGCCATCAACCTCTACTTCGTGATCAGCTACCTGCAGGAGCTCCCCAATATGGGATACTACGCGCTGGCAGCCGTGCTGGGGGCCGCCTACCTGGCTCTCTTCTTCTACCTG ATGTGGACCTGCTGCATCGCCCACGGGGCTGCCGTCCTGGCGCGCGGCTCTCACCAGCAATTCCTCTATGGACTTCCGGAGAAGGGAAATCCCAGCAGCTGA